Part of the Synechococcales cyanobacterium T60_A2020_003 genome, AGCGATAACAACCTTCAAGCTGGACAGATCGTATAAAGGGTGGTAGATAGGTCATTTCATATAGGACACTTGGAATAGTATTGTCTGCTCCGATGGTTTCCGTACGCATCACATTCTGGGCTTAATGTTTACTTCACGACGTTGGTGGGATCAATACGGGTTAAAGATAGGGGTCGTCGTTTTGGCCCTAGCGGGAGCTTGGGCATTACGTCAAACTCAAGCGGCTCCTGTTTTTGAAGTGTATCGGGTGATTACGCGTCCCTTTCAAGCTAGTCCACTAGAGGATGACATCCTTAAAGATGCCTATGCCTATACACGCGAGCTAGAGCAACGCATTGCAGACCTGGAAAGCCAGAATCAGCAGCTTCAGAGCTTACTAGATTACACCTCTAAGAACCCCGATGAGGGAATTTCTGCGCCTGTCATCGGTCGCAGTTCCGACCATTGGTGGCAGCAAATTGTGATTGGGCGGGGTTCCAATCATGGTATCCGTGAGGGCTCCGTTGTAGTGAGCACGGGTGGTTTGATTGGTAGAGTGACACAAGTTACCCCCAATACAAGTCGTGTATTGTTGATTAGCGATCCGACGAGTCGGGTGGGAGTGACCGTCAGCCGATCGCGGGCGATGGGCTATGTTCGTGGACAATCTGAGAACCGGGTTGTGATGGAATTTTTTGATAAGGTTCCAGATGTACGCCCTGGTGATGTGGTGGTAACATCAACGTACAGCCAGCTTTTCCCGCCAGGGTTAACGGTGGGGCAGGTAGAGTCTGTGAATTTGAATAAGAGTCCAGCTCCAGAAGCTGTGGTAACGCTTTCTGCCCCGATCAACATGGTTGAATGGGTCGTCGCATACGACAATTCAAAGCTTTCAGAGGATGAAGCGCAGCAGCTTGATATTTCGAGAGATGAAGTATTACCGACAGAGACCGACCGCATCAGTGGGGAGGAAGAACGCCCTTGATTCGGACGCTGTCGCTTAGCCCTCTTGGACGATGGATCCTGGACTGCCTGGTCACCGTTGCATCGGTAGTGATTTGCTTATTTATTTTGCCCACGCGGTTGCCAGGAATGGAGCTTTTGGGGGTTGCCCCGAATTGGCTGCTGATTTGGGTCGTGTCATGGAGCATTAGCCGTAACATTTGGCAGGGAGCGATCGCCGGATTAGCGCTGGGCCTCATTCAAGATGGGATGACCTTCTATGAACCCACCCATACTTTCAGTCTAATTCTGGCAGGAGTCATTACGTCCCGTCTGCAGAAGCAGCGCTATGTCCAAGAAGATTTTATTTCCGTTGCCCTAATTGTGTTTGGTATGGCCGTTGTGACGGAGACGATTACGGCTGTACAGTTCAGTATTGAAAGCTTTGCTAATTCTGCCCATCGTGCCTATCCTACTCTGGCCGAAATCTGGTTTGAATATCAACGGATTGCGCTTAGCTCTGCGATTTTGAGTAGCCTATGGGCTCCAGTGATTTACTATCCACTGAATCGCTGGTGGGAATGGGTGCGGTTTATGGATCAGCGGAGCTAGGAGCTATTGGTTGTAGTCAGGTGAGGGAGATTTAGAGTTACCTCGCTAGCCAATGCTGCGACAGTCTGAATAGGTAGCGATGGTTTTGCTTGAGTAACACGTAAATGTAGACGCTAATCAGGGCGAGTAGGCACAGGTTTCCTATCGTTACGTAGGTATTAATAATCTGCTGATCGCTCCAGCCCGCGTAGCTTAGATTATTCATGTCGCCATTTTCCTCTCCCCCCCAGAGGGAACCCCAAGGAATATCTCCCACTCCCCGTTTAACTTGTCGCCACAGCCAAAACTGACCCCAAAAGGTGTAGGCAGCCCCTAATACAACCGGATAACGGTAGAAATCCCATCGCCAATAGGCAGGGAGCGGGAAGTAAAAACTGACAATGAGCAAGGCACAAATATAGAATTCGCCGCCAATTCCGCCAAAGGACAGCAGCGTTTCAAATTGGGGTTCGGGTAACAGCCAAGTACACCAGAACTGCACCACGATTAAAACTCCTGCTAGAATCATCGGCCATCGCTGGCGTTCGCGTCGGCCTGCCCAGAATAGCAGCCCTAATAAAATCAGCACTCCAAAATACACAAAAAGGGAACGATCTTCGCTCACATTTGTCCATCCAAAGGGAAGCGGGATGGCGCGACGTCCAGACATCCAGGCAATCGTGGCGTGCCCCAACTCATGGAACCAAACTTTGATGCCCCATAGTAGAAAATTCAGGGTTGGGATGGCGTTGATCCCGATGCCTAGCAAGATTAGAATCGGGAAGCCAAACGTGTTGATGTGGCGATTCCTAAACGACAGTAGATCTCGATTGTCTACGCTGTCTTCAAGTTCTGGTGATGGCATTGGAAAACGATGATGCCAGCCCACTTTATTAGGTGATGCTAAACCGTAGACGGCTACTTCTGGTGCAGCACTTCTGAGATGGGCGAACCGTTCCTGTTCGAGGAGGGTGTAGATGACGGCGACCGCTCGGTTGGGTTTTGCAGATGAGGCGGGTTCTACCCGAATTTGTAGTTGATTGTTATGAAGTCTGCCTTGCCCCTCTAAGCCGTGCTCTCGCAGCACGTTCGGTAAGATGGCGATCGCCTCTGCTACCGGATCGGCATTAGACGGAGGTGGTAGGGATTGAGCAGGCTCCTGAAAACTCTCCTGAATTAAGGTGTAGGCCGCCTTCAGAGGGGCAACGCTAGCGCGATCGCCCTGGCGTAAGCAGTTCGTTTTGAGTCGCAGATAGGCATCACGAACGGTATCTAACGATTCCCCTGGTTCAGTCTGGAGGGTGTGATAGGCCCTATCCAACGCCGATGGTGGCGACTCCGGGGATGACGATGTTGACAGGCGATCGCCCGCCGCCTCATTCATAGAAAGCTCAACACTCCAATGCGGTTGAGATAATGCGCTAGAGCTGTAGTGAATCTGAACCGTTCGGATCCCTTTAGGCTGCAAGCGCCCCATGCCTTGCTGGACGGTGTTTGTTACCCAATCTTGATCGACTGGATTTTGGCTTTCCAGACACAGGATGATCTGGGACGATTGGCGATCGCCCCTTACCGTAATGCTATGGGCAGCAAAGGCTTGGTTCAGAAGGCAGGCGATCGCATCGGGATCTCCAGCTTTAGCACGGGTCACATTGGATACGGCTGTCATCGATTACCCCTTTAGAGCCGTGAGGATAGGTGCGCTGCTACTGCCCCGATTCTATCGCTGGCGGGTAGGCTTGGAGCCCTGACCACGAATCTCGAACCCAATAGCGTTCGGATTGCTCCTTGTGAGGATCGTTATCAGTTTCTTGGGGAACGGCGTATTGAGGCATCAGGGGAACCTTGCCATACCCTCCCGGAATATCAAGCACGTAGGTGGGTTGGCACAGTCCAGATACCCGCCCCCGGAGCGCTTCCATCAAGGCTTGACCTTCTGCAATCGTGGTGCGAAAGTGGTTTGTGCCCTTGGCCATATCCCCGTGATGGAGATAATAGGGCTTGATGCGGTTGCGAATGAGCGTCCGCATAAGCTGGGTCATCGTTTCAGGATCATCGTTCACGCCCTTCAGAAGGACACTCTGACTCAGCATGGGAATTCCGGCATCCACTAAGCGAGCGATCGCCGTTCGGGACTCTTCAGAGAACTCACGAGGATGATTGGTATGCAACACCACATAGACGGGCGTATCAACTTTGAGGGCTTGTACCATGTCGGGGGTAATGCGCTCCGGATCGACGACGGGCACCCGCGTATGAATGCGAATAACATCCACATGGGCGATCGCGTCTAGAGCTTGAATAATAGCCGCTATGCGTTCAGGGGAAAGAATCATAGGATCTCCCCCCGTTAAGATCACTTCCCACACTTCGTTGTGATCACGGATATAGTCGAGTGCTGTCTCTAATTCAGTAGGGGAGAGTCCTTGACCATCGTTTCCTACCTTTTCGCGGCGGAAACAGAAGCGACAGTAAACAGGACAGACATGGGTCGGCTTGAGCAGCACCCGATCTGGATATCGATGGGTAATTCCCTTCACGGGAGTAAATGGATCATCGCCAATGGGATCGGCCCGTTCTTCGGGCAGAACCGTCAGCTCATCTGAGGACGGAATAAACTGGCGGGCGATCGGATCATTCGCATTATTGGGATGGATGAGATCCATCATGGCAGGTGTGACTGCCATTGAAAATTGCTGTTGGGTTTCATCAATCTCAGCAATGCGATCCGGGGAAATCAATCCTGCATCTGTTAGATCCTGACCTGTGCGGGCAGTCCGTTTCTGATTTGAAACCAGACGATTCACAAAAGAAACCATGCTGAATTTCCTCATGAAAACGACGGGCGATCGCGAGCGACTGCCGTTCCGTGGTTTTACCATAGCCCAAGATTGTAAAATCAATCTCCATAATTTTTAGGAGATGGATCCGTTTGGGTTGTGATACTCAATTTCTCTAACCATATAATGAAATAACCGTATACTGAGAATTTCAGGCTATGGAGTTGTTCGGCACACTTTACGAGTGGTACCAAATACCTCCGTGTTTCCCCAACCATCTCAACGGGAAATGTTGCATTTCTTTGCAAGAGTTGCCTTAAACCTGAGCGAGAATCCTTAGCTGTCAATGCTTGATGTTGCTGGGATCTTGCCCCATTCAGACGAAATGATGATTCTGGAAAGTAGCGGGCTGTTTACCCTCCATGATCCCGATCATTCGGTGACGCAGACCATTCACGCGATCGCCCAACAAATTATGGCTTGAGGGAAAACAGGCTGTAATTTTTGCGTAAAGATTATCAATTTGAACCGAACTTTTGCTTCGCCTGATCGTACATTTCAGACGTGATGACTGACTCCCCAAGATCTTGGCAAAACTTCTCGATTTTCTTGCGAGCTGCAGGGCGCACAAAAAACGGAATCTCTTTAAGTCGAGCTTCGGCTTCGGGAGTCCACTGAACAGAGTCGCTCATAGGTGAAGTCAACGCAATTTAGAATACTTGCTTAGTCTAATGGTTAAAATTGTACTTTTACAATTGGCTCTGCTGAATTCTACGCCGAAAGCATCTACTCTCCGCCCGATAGTTCTATCGTACTGGCGCTCGCCCGCATCCATCGTCTAGCCCTAACCAGCGCGTTTACATATCAGTACGCTGTAACTACTGTTTTGTGAAATAAACAAAACTCTTCTCAGGGCAAAATCCCCAACGCTACTGCATTGTTTTCGAAACATGATTGCAGCGTATGTAAAACAGCTTATAAGTTACTAGAAATAATTAAATATAAATCTCCAAAAGTCCTGCACCGTCAGCAGCACGGTCGAATAAAAAAACACAATTTTTAATTTAGTCAAGTTACTTATAAAACTCAAACCATGAATCTGGATATGAATAGAAATAAAAATATTGCTCTACTGAGCATCATTTTGTTAGTTTCAATTATTCTCAATCTCTATAGCATTAACTTTCCCTTTGGATATCATCCAGATGAGGTCATCAAGGTTCATTTTATTCAGAATAATACCCAAGACTTTAGTCACCCTATTCTCATCCTTCAGATTGTAAGAATCTTTAACAGCGTATTGAGATTCCAATCTGAACAAAGCATTGTTACCTTAGGACGAACCACAACAGCAATTTTAGGAACACTCAGCGTTTTCTTAATATACACACTTGCTAGGCGTACCCTACCTACCCCATATGCTCTAGGTGCCGCTCTTCTGACAGCAGTTGCCCCAGGGTTGGTCGTTCATAGCCATTACCTCAAGGAAGACGTTGCATTTACCTTTAGCGTACTGCTATCCTTTATATGCTTTTTCCACTTCATAGATGCATTTTTGGATACCCAATCCTCCTTGAACCCATCACTATTATTTTCGAAGCCTAATCATGACTTAATGTGGAGA contains:
- the mreC gene encoding rod shape-determining protein MreC encodes the protein MFTSRRWWDQYGLKIGVVVLALAGAWALRQTQAAPVFEVYRVITRPFQASPLEDDILKDAYAYTRELEQRIADLESQNQQLQSLLDYTSKNPDEGISAPVIGRSSDHWWQQIVIGRGSNHGIREGSVVVSTGGLIGRVTQVTPNTSRVLLISDPTSRVGVTVSRSRAMGYVRGQSENRVVMEFFDKVPDVRPGDVVVTSTYSQLFPPGLTVGQVESVNLNKSPAPEAVVTLSAPINMVEWVVAYDNSKLSEDEAQQLDISRDEVLPTETDRISGEEERP
- a CDS encoding lysine-2,3-aminomutase-like protein, producing the protein MVSFVNRLVSNQKRTARTGQDLTDAGLISPDRIAEIDETQQQFSMAVTPAMMDLIHPNNANDPIARQFIPSSDELTVLPEERADPIGDDPFTPVKGITHRYPDRVLLKPTHVCPVYCRFCFRREKVGNDGQGLSPTELETALDYIRDHNEVWEVILTGGDPMILSPERIAAIIQALDAIAHVDVIRIHTRVPVVDPERITPDMVQALKVDTPVYVVLHTNHPREFSEESRTAIARLVDAGIPMLSQSVLLKGVNDDPETMTQLMRTLIRNRIKPYYLHHGDMAKGTNHFRTTIAEGQALMEALRGRVSGLCQPTYVLDIPGGYGKVPLMPQYAVPQETDNDPHKEQSERYWVRDSWSGLQAYPPAIESGQ
- a CDS encoding PCP reductase family protein; this translates as MSDSVQWTPEAEARLKEIPFFVRPAARKKIEKFCQDLGESVITSEMYDQAKQKFGSN
- the mreD gene encoding rod shape-determining protein MreD, with translation MVTVASVVICLFILPTRLPGMELLGVAPNWLLIWVVSWSISRNIWQGAIAGLALGLIQDGMTFYEPTHTFSLILAGVITSRLQKQRYVQEDFISVALIVFGMAVVTETITAVQFSIESFANSAHRAYPTLAEIWFEYQRIALSSAILSSLWAPVIYYPLNRWWEWVRFMDQRS